One Pseudomonadota bacterium DNA window includes the following coding sequences:
- a CDS encoding NADH-quinone oxidoreductase subunit N: MEMLEFIVPALNLKAILPQITLALTALTVLLVDVFAGKEGKTSLGALSLTGVAFALIALFMNRGSFEAAYAGMLMADGFGFFITLVVGCVVFLTILVSMNYERICPSIKSGEYYCLLLFAAFGMSFMGNAGNLIMVFVALETMSISIYVLAGFKREDGKSIESALKYFLLGAFASGFLLYGFALVYGASGTLDIVKLGNFFTANPLMLHHPMVLGGVALMTVGFGFKVAMFPFHMWTPDVYEGAPSVVTGFMATGVKAAAFAALIRVFFVAFGAMQVDWTAIMWLAAFLTMTIGNVVAISQTSIKRMLAYSSIAHAGYILVAFVVGSEVARSAVLFYLMGYAFTNIGAFAVVSAMGRKDEEFNDLADFSGVGFKYPFLGMMMTIFMFSMAGIPPAAGFMGKFFIFSEAIKGGYIWLAIFGVINSVISLYYYLGVIVRMYFREPERELNIIAPAGTLVAALSLAAFGVLQMGIFPSYIWELARESAKMIM, from the coding sequence ATGGAAATGCTGGAATTTATTGTCCCGGCACTAAACCTTAAGGCGATTCTGCCACAGATAACACTGGCGCTGACAGCGCTGACAGTTTTGCTGGTTGACGTCTTTGCTGGGAAAGAGGGCAAAACCTCACTCGGTGCCTTATCGCTGACAGGCGTAGCGTTCGCTTTGATTGCTCTCTTCATGAATCGTGGCAGTTTTGAAGCAGCTTATGCTGGAATGTTGATGGCGGACGGCTTTGGCTTCTTCATAACCCTGGTGGTAGGTTGTGTGGTTTTTCTGACCATTCTGGTTTCGATGAATTATGAGCGCATCTGTCCATCGATTAAAAGTGGTGAATATTACTGTCTGCTGTTGTTCGCGGCCTTCGGAATGTCATTTATGGGCAATGCGGGCAATTTGATAATGGTTTTTGTCGCGCTTGAAACGATGTCGATTTCGATTTATGTCCTGGCCGGTTTTAAACGGGAAGACGGAAAATCGATTGAGTCTGCTCTGAAGTATTTTCTGTTGGGAGCCTTTGCATCAGGGTTTCTGCTTTACGGCTTTGCTTTGGTTTACGGAGCCAGTGGTACCCTTGACATCGTTAAGCTGGGGAATTTCTTTACCGCTAATCCTTTGATGTTGCATCACCCCATGGTGTTGGGGGGGGTGGCGTTGATGACGGTCGGGTTTGGTTTTAAGGTAGCGATGTTTCCTTTCCATATGTGGACCCCTGACGTTTACGAAGGGGCCCCGAGTGTAGTTACCGGATTTATGGCCACCGGGGTAAAAGCTGCGGCCTTTGCCGCCTTGATTAGGGTCTTCTTCGTGGCTTTCGGAGCTATGCAGGTTGACTGGACTGCAATTATGTGGTTGGCAGCTTTTCTGACCATGACGATTGGTAATGTAGTGGCGATTTCGCAGACCAGTATTAAACGGATGCTGGCATATTCCAGTATCGCTCATGCCGGCTATATTTTGGTCGCCTTTGTGGTTGGTAGTGAAGTCGCTCGTTCGGCCGTGCTTTTCTACCTGATGGGTTACGCCTTCACTAATATCGGTGCCTTCGCAGTCGTATCAGCCATGGGTCGGAAAGATGAAGAATTCAATGACTTGGCGGATTTTTCCGGGGTCGGGTTTAAATACCCGTTTCTTGGCATGATGATGACGATTTTCATGTTTTCTATGGCTGGAATTCCACCTGCAGCTGGTTTTATGGGCAAGTTCTTCATCTTTTCTGAGGCCATCAAGGGCGGATATATTTGGCTGGCGATTTTTGGCGTCATTAATAGCGTGATCTCGCTTTATTATTATCTTGGCGTTATCGTTCGCATGTATTTTCGTGAACCAGAACGGGAACTTAATATTATAGCTCCCGCCGGGACTCTGGTTGCGGCGCTTTCTCTGGCAGCTTTTGGCGTCTTGCAGATGGGAATCTTTCCTTCCTATATCTGGGAACTGGCGCGTGAATCAGCAAAAATGATTATGTAA
- a CDS encoding NADH-quinone oxidoreductase subunit M, whose translation MNQLGFPLISFVTFFPIFGVLILMFIDKEAKDTLRGTAMVFAVIEFFISLPLLFSFQNGTAAMQFVERYQWLESAGLSYFVGLDGISIWIILLATFLTPVCVLCSWTYIEKRVKEFMICLLLLETAMIGALVSLDMILFYIFWELMLIPMYLLIGVWGGDNRIYAAVKFFIYTAAGSVFMLLSIFFLYYLNHKYTGIWTFDLLELYKLDIPVSTQFWLCLSFFVSFAIKVPMFPLHTWLPDAHVQAPTAGSVILAGVLLKMGTYGFIRFAIPLFPYASSQFTPVVVCLAVIGIIYGALVAMIQPDMKKLVAYSSVSHLGYVMLGIFAFNLQGVEGGIYQMLNHGISTGALFLIVGMLYERRHTRMIKDFGGIAKVMPIFATFFMIATLSSIAVPGTNGFVGEFMILVGAFRSFPIYAVFATSGAILGALYMLWMYQRVMFQPLDKEENKKLKDLNAREIVTLLPLALLVFVMGFFPGYFLRKMDASCEHFLKNYQQKVAYYENREGNHAAKIAAVLEQDQVRTAVVD comes from the coding sequence ATGAATCAGCTTGGTTTTCCACTTATCAGTTTTGTGACCTTTTTTCCGATCTTCGGGGTTCTGATCCTGATGTTTATCGACAAGGAAGCCAAAGATACCCTTCGGGGCACGGCCATGGTTTTTGCCGTAATTGAGTTTTTTATCTCGCTGCCCCTGCTGTTCAGTTTTCAGAACGGTACCGCTGCTATGCAGTTTGTCGAGCGTTATCAATGGCTTGAGAGTGCCGGCCTGAGTTACTTTGTTGGCCTTGACGGTATTAGTATCTGGATAATCTTGTTGGCAACCTTTCTTACTCCCGTTTGTGTTCTCTGTTCCTGGACCTACATCGAGAAGCGGGTCAAGGAGTTTATGATCTGCTTGCTGTTGCTTGAAACTGCGATGATTGGGGCGCTGGTTTCCCTCGATATGATTCTTTTTTACATTTTCTGGGAATTGATGCTTATCCCTATGTATCTGTTGATTGGCGTCTGGGGGGGGGATAACCGAATTTATGCAGCCGTGAAGTTTTTTATTTATACGGCAGCCGGTTCTGTTTTCATGCTGCTGTCGATCTTCTTTCTTTACTACCTGAATCATAAATATACCGGAATCTGGACTTTTGATTTGCTGGAGCTCTATAAACTTGACATTCCGGTATCAACCCAGTTCTGGCTGTGCTTGTCCTTCTTTGTTTCGTTTGCAATCAAGGTGCCGATGTTCCCTTTGCATACCTGGTTGCCGGACGCTCATGTTCAGGCCCCTACTGCGGGGAGCGTGATCCTGGCGGGAGTTCTGCTGAAAATGGGTACCTATGGTTTCATACGCTTCGCTATTCCACTTTTTCCTTATGCCAGTAGTCAGTTTACTCCGGTAGTTGTCTGTCTGGCAGTCATCGGTATAATCTATGGCGCGCTGGTTGCCATGATTCAGCCGGATATGAAAAAATTAGTGGCATATTCCAGTGTCAGCCATCTCGGTTACGTTATGCTTGGAATTTTTGCCTTCAATCTGCAGGGGGTAGAAGGCGGGATTTACCAGATGCTCAACCATGGTATCAGCACGGGGGCGCTGTTTCTTATCGTCGGAATGCTTTATGAGCGTCGTCATACCCGAATGATTAAAGATTTCGGCGGCATTGCCAAAGTGATGCCAATTTTTGCGACCTTTTTCATGATTGCGACCCTGTCCTCGATCGCGGTGCCGGGGACGAATGGTTTTGTCGGTGAATTCATGATTCTGGTCGGAGCATTCAGATCCTTTCCCATCTATGCCGTGTTCGCGACTTCGGGCGCTATTCTCGGGGCTCTTTATATGCTTTGGATGTATCAGCGGGTGATGTTTCAACCCCTTGATAAGGAAGAAAACAAGAAATTAAAGGATCTTAACGCGCGAGAGATTGTCACTTTGCTGCCGTTGGCCCTGCTGGTTTTTGTTATGGGTTTCTTTCCGGGTTATTTTTTGCGGAAAATGGATGCATCATGTGAACACTTTCTGAAAAACTATCAGCAGAAAGTCGCCTATTATGAAAACCGAGAGGGGAATCACGCAGCCAAGATAGCTGCCGTACTGGAGCAAGACCAGGTGCGCACGGCTGTAGTGGATTAA
- a CDS encoding NADH-quinone oxidoreductase subunit L, with product MFDYIWLVPVFPAIGVLINGLLGRRLEAINKSLIHWIACGMVALSFIVTCIIFLQLLGLPAAERLHQVTCFSWINCGVLQTYIAYQIDPLSMMMAMFVIGIGFLIHVYSIGYMSEDPGRYYRFFVYLNLFMFSMINLILADNYLLMFLGWEGVGLCSYLLIGFWFDVEANAIAGKKAFITNRVGDFAFLIGMFMLFTGLGEHGVWSLQFTEVFSNVHFLSKNTATAICLLFFIGCTAKSAQIPLYVWLPDAMAGPTPVSALIHAATMVTSGVYMVARSNVLFSMSPLAMAVIATVGALTALFAASIGLVQNDIKKVLAYSTVSQLGYMFLGLGVGAYSAGMFHVLTHAFFKALMFLGSGAVIHSMHHAYHKVHSHDDAQDMRNMGGLKSKTPITYWTFLVGCLAIAGIPGFSGFFSKDEILWQAFSSPQGHWLLWLFGACAAGMTAFYMFRLLFMTFFNDCRAGNAAEHIHESPATMTFPLCVLAVLAAVGGYLGVPHALGGGNHFHHFLEPIMGLGDGKVLQDATVALAQGGHAASHLADGAVGHLAAAGHAHAHHPPLWVEYLLMAVSVAIAGFGIFLAYIMYILKRDIPVALAGKFPFIHRLLLNKWYVDELYDLVFISPLRGFSYFLWRGIDVSVIDALVNGVARVVGWSSSVVRYIQSGYVQSYAVSVVLGTVVLLAYYFLKSL from the coding sequence ATGTTCGATTATATCTGGTTGGTACCGGTTTTTCCGGCCATCGGAGTCTTGATTAACGGCCTGTTGGGACGTCGATTGGAAGCGATCAACAAGAGTCTGATCCACTGGATAGCCTGCGGGATGGTTGCTCTCTCCTTTATAGTTACCTGTATCATATTTTTACAGTTGCTAGGTCTGCCGGCGGCAGAACGGTTGCACCAGGTAACTTGTTTTAGCTGGATTAACTGTGGAGTACTGCAAACTTATATCGCCTATCAGATCGACCCTCTTTCAATGATGATGGCCATGTTTGTCATCGGAATTGGTTTTCTGATCCATGTGTACTCAATTGGATACATGAGCGAGGACCCGGGCCGCTACTATCGGTTTTTTGTCTATCTCAACCTGTTTATGTTCTCCATGATCAATCTGATTCTGGCTGACAACTATCTTTTAATGTTTCTGGGCTGGGAAGGCGTGGGTCTGTGTTCATATCTGTTGATCGGTTTTTGGTTTGATGTCGAGGCGAATGCGATTGCCGGTAAGAAAGCCTTTATTACCAACCGAGTGGGAGACTTTGCTTTTTTAATAGGTATGTTTATGCTCTTTACGGGGCTGGGCGAGCATGGGGTCTGGAGTCTGCAGTTCACTGAGGTTTTCAGCAACGTTCATTTTTTGTCCAAAAATACTGCCACCGCTATCTGCCTTTTGTTTTTTATCGGCTGTACAGCCAAATCGGCTCAGATTCCACTCTATGTCTGGCTTCCGGATGCGATGGCAGGTCCCACACCGGTCAGTGCTCTGATCCATGCTGCAACCATGGTTACATCCGGGGTTTACATGGTCGCCAGATCTAATGTTTTATTTTCAATGTCACCTCTAGCCATGGCGGTCATCGCCACGGTAGGTGCATTGACAGCCTTGTTTGCGGCCTCAATCGGGTTGGTTCAGAACGACATTAAAAAGGTACTGGCCTATTCGACCGTCAGTCAACTTGGTTATATGTTTCTTGGACTTGGGGTGGGGGCTTACTCGGCCGGAATGTTTCATGTGTTAACGCATGCTTTCTTCAAGGCGTTGATGTTCCTTGGTTCCGGCGCCGTAATTCATTCCATGCATCATGCCTATCATAAAGTCCATTCTCATGATGATGCCCAGGACATGCGTAATATGGGTGGTCTGAAGAGTAAGACGCCGATAACCTACTGGACCTTTTTGGTCGGCTGTCTCGCGATTGCCGGTATCCCTGGATTTTCCGGATTTTTCAGTAAGGATGAGATCCTCTGGCAGGCTTTCAGCAGCCCCCAGGGACATTGGCTCCTGTGGTTGTTTGGAGCTTGTGCAGCCGGGATGACGGCTTTTTATATGTTTCGACTGCTCTTTATGACCTTTTTTAATGATTGTCGAGCGGGGAATGCCGCCGAGCATATCCATGAGTCTCCCGCAACCATGACCTTTCCCCTTTGTGTCCTTGCTGTACTGGCTGCGGTGGGGGGATATCTGGGGGTCCCGCACGCCCTGGGCGGCGGCAACCATTTTCATCATTTTCTTGAGCCTATTATGGGCTTGGGTGATGGAAAAGTACTGCAGGATGCGACTGTTGCCTTGGCTCAGGGAGGACATGCGGCCAGTCATCTGGCGGATGGCGCAGTTGGACATCTGGCCGCAGCCGGGCATGCTCATGCCCATCATCCTCCCCTTTGGGTGGAGTATTTATTGATGGCGGTGTCGGTTGCTATCGCGGGCTTCGGGATTTTCCTGGCTTATATTATGTATATTTTAAAACGCGATATACCCGTTGCTCTAGCGGGAAAATTTCCTTTTATCCATAGACTGCTTTTGAATAAATGGTATGTCGATGAACTGTATGACCTTGTTTTTATCTCGCCGTTACGGGGGTTCAGCTATTTTCTCTGGCGGGGGATTGATGTTTCAGTCATTGATGCCTTGGTCAATGGTGTGGCTCGAGTGGTCGGCTGGAGCAGTTCGGTTGTGCGTTATATACAGTCCGGATACGTCCAGAGTTATGCGGTTTCGGTAGTTTTAGGAACCGTGGTTCTTTTGGCCTACTATTTTCTTAAATCACTATAG
- the nuoK gene encoding NADH-quinone oxidoreductase subunit NuoK, with product MIENQSIYLALSAVLFLIGAAGAICRRNAIVVFMCIEVMLGGVSLAFVTFSRATHSLDGIFMVLFVMAVAAAEAAVGLAIFVLMYRKYGSIDLDKFNLMKW from the coding sequence ATGATTGAAAATCAAAGTATTTATTTGGCATTATCGGCAGTACTTTTCTTAATTGGAGCTGCTGGCGCCATCTGTAGACGCAACGCTATTGTAGTTTTCATGTGTATTGAAGTCATGCTGGGAGGGGTCAGTCTCGCCTTTGTTACTTTCAGTCGAGCGACTCACTCCTTGGACGGTATTTTCATGGTTCTTTTCGTGATGGCGGTGGCTGCTGCGGAAGCCGCAGTTGGTCTTGCTATTTTCGTTCTCATGTATCGTAAATATGGTTCCATTGATCTTGATAAATTTAATCTTATGAAGTGGTGA
- a CDS encoding NADH-quinone oxidoreductase subunit J: MELVFLLIFGGLAVIASLLVIFASSTLHSALWMVLSFFMVAFLYVLLHAQFLAMLQVIVYAGAIMMFIVYAIMMLNIRQEQDAKVGSRVSKIVGVGALFILLVELLMVGLGRSLSAMQGPITDALVAAHGSVAVLSNFLFSDYLLPFEVASILLTAGVVGAVVLAKRVQ, from the coding sequence ATGGAACTGGTATTTTTGTTGATTTTCGGCGGGTTGGCCGTGATAGCCTCTCTGCTGGTGATATTCGCCAGCTCGACCTTGCATAGCGCCTTGTGGATGGTACTGTCTTTTTTTATGGTGGCCTTTTTGTATGTGTTGCTACATGCTCAATTTCTGGCGATGTTACAGGTTATCGTTTATGCCGGGGCGATTATGATGTTTATTGTCTACGCGATTATGATGTTGAATATTCGCCAGGAACAAGATGCCAAAGTAGGTTCGCGGGTGTCCAAGATCGTCGGGGTTGGAGCGCTGTTTATTCTTCTTGTCGAGCTTCTGATGGTTGGTTTGGGGCGCAGTCTCAGCGCTATGCAAGGCCCGATAACAGACGCCCTGGTAGCCGCTCATGGGAGCGTCGCCGTGCTGTCGAATTTTCTTTTTTCAGATTACCTGTTGCCATTTGAAGTCGCTTCGATTCTTTTGACGGCCGGAGTCGTCGGGGCCGTTGTTTTGGCGAAACGTGTGCAGTGA
- a CDS encoding NADH-quinone oxidoreductase subunit I — protein sequence MSDKDYILNISDRRPTGKYIVPILKGLGHTLKNFFSKPITIMYPTERREVSDRWRGLHRLKIDERGELKCVACGLCAKICPSHAISIVPYEEEGQTRYPKEFVIDELRCIFCGFCQEACPKDAIELTKVYDFVDYKREDFIFDIEKLKNPEKFIFNGK from the coding sequence ATGTCAGATAAAGATTATATCCTGAATATCAGCGATCGGCGACCCACCGGAAAGTATATAGTTCCGATACTGAAGGGGCTCGGACATACTCTGAAGAATTTTTTCAGTAAACCGATAACGATTATGTATCCGACTGAAAGGCGAGAGGTCAGCGATCGCTGGCGGGGTCTGCATCGACTTAAGATCGATGAGCGGGGAGAGTTGAAATGTGTCGCCTGCGGACTCTGTGCTAAAATCTGTCCCTCGCATGCGATTTCTATCGTCCCTTACGAAGAAGAAGGCCAGACACGCTATCCGAAAGAGTTCGTTATCGATGAACTGCGTTGTATTTTTTGTGGTTTCTGTCAGGAAGCTTGTCCTAAGGATGCGATTGAACTAACAAAGGTTTACGACTTTGTCGACTATAAGCGGGAAGATTTTATTTTTGACATCGAGAAATTAAAAAACCCTGAAAAGTTTATCTTTAACGGTAAATAG
- the nuoH gene encoding NADH-quinone oxidoreductase subunit NuoH — translation MLEYMTILIIKTLVAFAVSLLIVAYSTWIERKVLGHVQLRHGPHRVGFHGLLQPIADGIKGFFKEELIPDNADKALFLLAPIISIGASVTLIVIVPFGDKITLWGREITLYLTDLDIGILLVLGISTLGSYGGILGGWSSGNKYGVIGGLRGSAQMISYELSLALAVIAVVMVSGSLSLIDIVNSQTGLWNIVKQPFAFILFLICGLAEINRTPFDMPEAEAELACGFNVEYSSMKFALFFMAEYCHMFVFAALVTTLFLGGWHGPIVDGPHWFFLKSFIIIFFCVWERSTFPRLRYDQVMSFGWKILLPFGLLNILLTGLWMLVFNL, via the coding sequence ATGCTTGAGTACATGACTATATTGATTATTAAAACCCTGGTGGCTTTCGCGGTCAGTCTTCTGATTGTGGCTTACTCTACGTGGATTGAGCGTAAAGTTCTGGGGCATGTTCAGTTGCGGCACGGTCCGCACCGGGTTGGTTTTCATGGTTTGCTGCAGCCCATAGCGGATGGAATCAAAGGTTTTTTCAAGGAAGAATTGATTCCGGATAACGCCGATAAAGCATTGTTTTTACTGGCGCCCATCATCAGCATCGGAGCCTCGGTGACCCTAATCGTAATCGTGCCGTTTGGCGATAAGATTACTCTTTGGGGACGTGAAATAACCTTATACCTGACTGATCTTGATATCGGGATTCTGTTGGTTCTCGGGATTTCTACCCTGGGGTCATATGGTGGGATCCTCGGGGGCTGGTCGTCAGGCAATAAATATGGAGTGATTGGGGGCCTGCGTGGTTCGGCGCAGATGATCAGTTATGAGCTGTCTCTAGCTCTGGCGGTAATTGCGGTGGTTATGGTTTCCGGTTCTCTGAGTCTGATCGATATTGTGAATTCTCAAACCGGACTTTGGAATATTGTCAAACAGCCCTTTGCTTTTATCTTATTTCTGATTTGCGGGTTGGCGGAAATCAACCGTACTCCCTTCGATATGCCTGAGGCTGAAGCCGAACTGGCTTGTGGGTTCAATGTGGAGTACAGCTCCATGAAATTTGCTTTGTTTTTTATGGCAGAATACTGTCATATGTTTGTTTTTGCAGCCTTGGTCACGACTCTTTTCCTGGGCGGCTGGCACGGTCCGATTGTTGATGGTCCGCATTGGTTTTTCCTCAAAAGTTTTATCATAATCTTTTTCTGTGTCTGGGAACGTTCAACCTTTCCGCGTTTGCGTTACGACCAAGTCATGAGCTTTGGATGGAAAATTCTTTTGCCTTTCGGATTGCTCAACATTTTGCTTACCGGATTGTGGATGCTGGTCTTCAACCTGTAG
- a CDS encoding formate dehydrogenase subunit alpha: MVTLTIDGKEVTVPQGSTILEAAKSVGIRIPTLCYHERMNPIGSCRMCVVEIEGFEHPMAACTTPVEDGIEVVTTSERLIRIRQDSLKLILVNHPLDCPVCDKGGECLLQDLVFEHGIDKVEYSAAKIEREALYATPLIRYWPDRCIMCLRCVTACREIKGIGAISIEGTGYGTQVAAIDPEKCQSCGECLQVCPTGALTENLGRYKGRTWLVERVPTTCTYCGCGCQLELNVQNNRVIAVTTKENAGINHGSLCVKGRFGYEFINSSERLTTPLIKKDGEFQEASWDEALSLVANKFAAIKDQFGSGAIAGLTSARCTNEENYLFQKFMRAGIGTNNVDHCARLUHSSTVAGLAATFGSGAMTNPIKDVFKAETVLVTGTNTTENHPIFANYLKEAVLKHGTKLLVIDPRQIDLVDYAELYLQPRPGTDIAWINGLMHIIIKEGWAAQDYIDERCEAYAELAAKLQKYTPAYVAGITGLQEAELYAAAKLYGQARPASILYAMGITQHTCGTDNVKSLGNLAMLCGNLGVEGGGVNPLRGQNNVQGACDMGGLPNVYTGYQSVGSDEVRAKFAKAWGVDVDALDSEPGLKLTEMFPAAAEGKVKAMYIMGENPLLSDPDLDHIEHCIKALDFLVVQDIFLTETAKFADVVLPGVSFAEKDGTFVNSERLVQRVRKALTLPGEAREDRVIIAELSTRLGYEMKYDSAAAIMREINQLTPSYAGITYERLENGGLAWPCLDKDHPGTPILHVNTFARGKGLFFAIDHQPPAEECDAEYPFILTTGRVLSHFHTGTMTRKGEGLNKVHPEIRAEINPDDAARLGIADGELLSITSRRGSIKVKAWLTRRPAAGVVFVPFHFYEIAVNRLTNAALDPVAKIPEYKVCAVKVEKS, translated from the coding sequence ATGGTCACGTTGACGATTGACGGCAAGGAAGTCACAGTCCCCCAGGGATCGACCATCCTTGAGGCAGCCAAAAGTGTCGGTATCAGAATTCCGACCCTTTGCTACCATGAGCGGATGAATCCGATCGGATCTTGTCGCATGTGTGTAGTTGAGATAGAGGGCTTCGAGCATCCCATGGCGGCATGCACGACACCGGTTGAAGATGGCATTGAGGTGGTAACAACATCTGAGCGGCTTATCCGGATACGACAGGATTCCCTGAAGCTTATCCTGGTCAATCATCCCTTGGATTGTCCTGTCTGTGATAAGGGCGGGGAATGCTTGCTTCAAGATCTGGTATTTGAACATGGTATTGATAAGGTCGAGTACTCCGCGGCAAAAATCGAGAGAGAAGCACTCTATGCGACCCCGCTGATTCGCTACTGGCCCGACCGTTGTATCATGTGCCTGCGCTGTGTGACCGCCTGTCGGGAAATTAAAGGGATCGGGGCGATCAGCATTGAAGGAACCGGTTACGGAACTCAGGTGGCCGCGATTGATCCGGAGAAATGTCAGTCCTGTGGAGAATGTTTACAGGTCTGTCCCACCGGAGCCTTGACGGAGAACCTGGGTCGCTATAAAGGGCGGACCTGGTTGGTGGAACGGGTTCCGACCACCTGCACTTATTGCGGCTGCGGCTGTCAGCTGGAACTGAATGTTCAGAACAACCGCGTGATTGCGGTTACAACCAAAGAAAACGCCGGTATCAATCATGGCAGTCTGTGTGTCAAAGGGCGTTTCGGTTACGAGTTTATAAATAGTTCGGAACGGCTTACCACGCCGCTTATTAAAAAGGACGGAGAGTTCCAGGAAGCGAGCTGGGATGAAGCCTTAAGCTTGGTGGCGAATAAATTTGCGGCAATCAAGGATCAGTTCGGATCCGGGGCGATTGCCGGTCTGACTTCAGCCCGTTGTACAAACGAAGAAAATTACCTTTTTCAGAAATTTATGCGTGCGGGGATCGGGACCAATAATGTCGATCACTGCGCACGGCTCTGACACTCCTCGACGGTGGCCGGTCTGGCCGCAACCTTTGGCAGTGGAGCGATGACCAACCCGATCAAGGATGTTTTCAAGGCCGAGACAGTCCTGGTGACGGGTACCAATACGACGGAAAACCATCCTATCTTTGCCAATTATCTGAAAGAAGCGGTATTGAAACACGGGACTAAACTCTTGGTTATCGATCCGCGCCAAATTGACCTGGTTGACTATGCCGAGCTCTATCTGCAGCCGAGACCGGGGACCGATATTGCATGGATCAACGGCTTGATGCATATTATTATCAAAGAGGGCTGGGCCGCTCAGGATTATATCGATGAGCGCTGTGAGGCCTACGCCGAGCTCGCCGCTAAACTTCAGAAATACACCCCTGCCTATGTTGCCGGAATCACCGGATTGCAGGAGGCTGAATTGTATGCCGCCGCCAAACTCTACGGACAGGCGCGGCCCGCCTCCATTCTTTACGCCATGGGAATCACCCAGCATACCTGTGGAACCGATAACGTCAAGTCGTTAGGAAACCTGGCGATGCTCTGCGGTAATCTCGGTGTCGAGGGCGGTGGGGTCAATCCTCTGCGGGGACAGAACAACGTCCAGGGGGCCTGCGATATGGGCGGTCTGCCCAATGTCTATACCGGCTATCAGAGTGTCGGCTCGGATGAAGTTCGGGCGAAGTTTGCCAAGGCCTGGGGAGTCGATGTTGACGCTCTTGATTCAGAGCCTGGTTTAAAACTGACTGAAATGTTTCCGGCTGCGGCTGAGGGCAAGGTCAAGGCCATGTACATAATGGGTGAGAATCCCTTACTCAGTGATCCTGATCTTGATCATATCGAACATTGTATCAAGGCGTTGGATTTCCTTGTCGTACAGGATATTTTCCTGACTGAAACCGCAAAGTTTGCCGATGTGGTTCTGCCAGGAGTTTCATTCGCTGAAAAAGATGGGACCTTCGTCAATTCAGAGCGATTGGTACAGCGCGTTCGCAAGGCGTTGACCTTGCCTGGAGAGGCCCGAGAGGATCGTGTCATAATCGCGGAACTGTCGACCCGTCTGGGTTATGAAATGAAATATGACAGCGCCGCAGCGATCATGCGTGAGATTAATCAATTAACCCCGAGCTATGCCGGGATCACTTATGAGCGCCTGGAGAATGGCGGTCTTGCCTGGCCCTGTCTTGATAAGGATCATCCGGGAACCCCGATCCTGCATGTCAATACTTTTGCCCGCGGGAAAGGCCTTTTCTTTGCCATTGATCATCAGCCGCCGGCTGAAGAATGCGATGCGGAATATCCTTTTATTCTGACGACAGGCCGGGTGCTGTCGCATTTTCATACCGGCACGATGACGCGGAAGGGTGAAGGCCTGAACAAGGTTCATCCTGAGATCAGAGCTGAAATCAATCCGGATGATGCGGCTCGTCTGGGGATTGCAGATGGTGAACTGTTATCAATCACCTCGCGGCGGGGAAGCATCAAGGTTAAAGCCTGGCTAACCCGGCGGCCGGCAGCGGGGGTAGTCTTTGTGCCTTTCCATTTTTATGAAATAGCCGTAAATCGTTTGACTAACGCTGCCTTGGATCCGGTAGCCAAGATACCGGAGTATAAGGTTTGTGCGGTTAAGGTGGAAAAGTCTTAA